The nucleotide window ATCACGAActtatattttgataacgaatattttgaattatacAACAATAAATTACTGAAGACAAGCACTGCTCCAACATTGAGATTAAGATGGACGGGTAAATTATCCGATAAACCtgatattttcttggaGAAAAGAATGTCTGTAGAAAACCCACAGACTGGTAATATCGATCTGGAAGAGACtagattgaaattgaagcaAAAGTTTATTAATGGCTTTATCTTTAATGGTGACAGTCATTATAAAGAAGCtgtattgaaaaaattgaaggaGAGTGGGTTGGTCAGTAACGATTTGAATAAGATGAGCGATGACTTCGATTCGATTCAACAATTTATTATGcaagaagaattacaaCCTGTATTGAGAACAGTTTATACAAGAACAGCATTTCAAATTCCTGGTGATGATAGAATAAGAATCACAATTGATTCGGATATTTTGTACGTGAGGGAAGATAGTTTTGATAAATCTAGACCAATTAGAGACCCAAAAAACTGGCATAGAACAGATATTGATGCGAAAGGTGCTAACCCAATTAAAATGTTAAGACATGGGGAATACGCTGAATTTCCATACTCCGTCATGGAGGTAAAGATTAAAAACTCAGGTGGGGCTTCGCTAAACAATGGTGCTTCTATGGAGACTGCCAAATTCCCAGCTAAGCATGGTCAATGgattaatgaattaacAAATTCTCATTTAGTTAAAGAAGTTCCCAAATTCTCCTCTTATATTCAAGGTGTGGCGTCTTTATTtggtgaagatgaaaaacTGGATATTTTACCATTTTGGTTACcagaattagaaaatgatattagAAGAAACCCAACACAAGCTtatgaagaggaaaaaaaaaaattgaagaggCAAAAGGAGATTGAAAAGAAACTTGCAGGCATGAGAAGAGTATCTAAGATGCTTAAAAGCCCTGAAGCTGTAGATTTACAGGAGCTAGAAAATGCCgaggaacaagaagaatcaCAGCAACCAGCTGTTACAACAGAGGCTGATTTGGAGGATCATGAATCatcagatgaagaaaatgaaattcaCGTACGGaaacagaaaaagaagCACAAGAAGGTGAAACCCACGTTTTTAAGAATCTTGGCAGGAAGGGATTCTAAATTGATAGGTGTGGAttctgaagatgaagaaattgatttacCCCCAGGTGTAAAGAAGCCAACAAGCTTTTTAAAAAATGCAGGGCCTTTAAAGATTGAAGCAAAAGTTTGGTTAGCTAATGAGCGTACCTTCAATAGGTGGCTTAGCGTTACTACATTATTGAGTGTCCTTACCTTTTCCATCTATAATTCCGTaaagaaatccaaatttcCCCAACTCGCAGACACTATGGCATATATTTACTTCGGTTTAACAATTTTCTGTGGCATTTGGGCATATACAACGTATATTAAGAGATTGcatattattgaagaaagaagtGGGCAACATCTTGACGCTCCTCTGGGACCCATTGTCTTAGCGACTGTTTTAGCATTTACGTTAATTGTCAATTTTTTGGTAGCATTTAGGGAACAAGCTGTAAGGCAACAGTTGATCCAAAGTGAATCTTTTGATATAATCCAGGGCATATTACCCGAAA belongs to Naumovozyma castellii chromosome 3, complete genome and includes:
- the VTC2 gene encoding vacuolar transporter chaperone (ancestral locus Anc_8.71), whose product is MLFGVKLANDIYPPWRESYIDYERLKKLLKENIIRDNATTTSDNKTAFWDENDESRFVEALDNELEKVYSFQLKKYNTLMDKLSHLEKQTSSEEQLKTLDSEAFQRVLEELLSEAKELENFTRLNFTGFVKIVKKHDKLHPHYPSVKSLLEVRLKELPFNSEEYSPLLYRISFLYNILRGTFGTVSKSLADTSKLSSVNGDESEMSFKRYKFWIHKDNLMEVKTRILRHLPVLVYASAPTENDDILNRFESDILDNDGGVPSSDSSTTNSGAELAPKSYDPVITNLYFDNEYFELYNNKLLKTSTAPTLRLRWTGKLSDKPDIFLEKRMSVENPQTGNIDLEETRLKLKQKFINGFIFNGDSHYKEAVLKKLKESGLVSNDLNKMSDDFDSIQQFIMQEELQPVLRTVYTRTAFQIPGDDRIRITIDSDILYVREDSFDKSRPIRDPKNWHRTDIDAKGANPIKMLRHGEYAEFPYSVMEVKIKNSGGASLNNGASMETAKFPAKHGQWINELTNSHLVKEVPKFSSYIQGVASLFGEDEKLDILPFWLPELENDIRRNPTQAYEEEKKKLKRQKEIEKKLAGMRRVSKMLKSPEAVDLQELENAEEQEESQQPAVTTEADLEDHESSDEENEIHVRKQKKKHKKVKPTFLRILAGRDSKLIGVDSEDEEIDLPPGVKKPTSFLKNAGPLKIEAKVWLANERTFNRWLSVTTLLSVLTFSIYNSVKKSKFPQLADTMAYIYFGLTIFCGIWAYTTYIKRLHIIEERSGQHLDAPLGPIVLATVLAFTLIVNFLVAFREQAVRQQLIQSESFDIIQGILPEKLVNIQNFIFNLVGAS